A single Carnobacterium inhibens subsp. inhibens DSM 13024 DNA region contains:
- the gfa gene encoding S-(hydroxymethyl)glutathione synthase: MTNIKLHPRLDNGIQDYPEVEGFGGGTLTCLCESNKVEVKVSSQTLHNHACGCSQCWKPEDARFSLVAVVSRETVEVINNEDKLEVVDETAAIQRHYCRDCGAHMYGRIENKNHAFYGLDFIHTELSEEKGWSAPKFAAFVSSVIETGTPASKMADVRKELNNLGLPTYDTLSPELMDLIATKAAELKGTLQV; this comes from the coding sequence ATGACAAACATTAAATTACACCCAAGATTAGATAACGGAATCCAAGATTACCCTGAAGTAGAAGGATTCGGTGGGGGCACATTAACGTGTCTTTGTGAATCGAATAAAGTAGAGGTCAAAGTAAGCTCACAAACGCTACACAACCACGCATGTGGCTGTTCTCAGTGTTGGAAACCAGAAGACGCTAGGTTTTCTTTAGTAGCTGTAGTTTCTCGTGAAACAGTTGAAGTCATTAACAATGAAGATAAGTTAGAAGTAGTTGATGAAACAGCGGCAATCCAAAGACATTATTGTAGAGATTGTGGTGCACATATGTATGGTCGTATAGAAAATAAAAATCATGCATTTTACGGATTAGACTTTATTCATACAGAATTATCAGAAGAAAAAGGATGGTCTGCACCAAAATTCGCAGCCTTTGTTTCATCTGTAATCGAAACAGGTACACCAGCTTCTAAAATGGCGGATGTTCGTAAAGAATTAAATAATCTGGGACTACCGACTTACGATACCTTGTCTCCTGAGTTAATGGATTTAATTGCTACTAAAGCTGCGGAACTAAAGGGTACGTTACAAGTATAA
- a CDS encoding NADPH-dependent F420 reductase — MANITIFGKGNMGSAIGGNFETAGNVVSYIGSGESSDQLGDIVVLAVPYSALSSIVEENSEKLAGKVVIDITNPLDFATFDSLVVPSDSSAAAEVQKALPNSKVLKAFNTTFAGTLTSKTIGDSHPTTVLVAGDDTDAKNQVFDALDGSGLATLDAGSLKRARELEALGFLQLTLAGSEKISWNGGFGLFN; from the coding sequence ATGGCAAACATTACAATTTTTGGTAAAGGAAATATGGGTTCAGCAATTGGCGGTAACTTCGAAACAGCAGGAAACGTTGTGTCTTACATCGGTAGCGGTGAATCATCAGATCAATTAGGCGATATCGTAGTATTGGCTGTTCCTTATTCAGCACTTTCTTCTATCGTGGAAGAAAATTCAGAAAAATTAGCTGGAAAAGTTGTTATTGATATTACAAACCCGCTTGATTTTGCTACATTTGATTCTTTGGTTGTTCCTTCTGACAGTTCAGCAGCAGCTGAAGTTCAAAAAGCACTTCCAAACTCTAAAGTATTGAAAGCTTTCAACACAACATTTGCTGGAACTTTGACAAGCAAAACTATTGGTGATTCACATCCAACAACTGTTTTAGTTGCAGGTGACGACACAGATGCTAAGAATCAAGTTTTCGATGCTTTAGATGGCAGTGGTTTAGCGACTCTTGATGCTGGTTCTTTGAAGAGAGCACGCGAATTGGAAGCTTTAGGATTCCTACAATTGACTCTAGCTGGTTCTGAAAAAATTAGCTGGAATGGTGGATTTGGACTTTTCAATTAA